Proteins from one Bacillota bacterium genomic window:
- the purB gene encoding adenylosuccinate lyase, producing MKHTYVLLQNAYGTPEMRKVWTEENVVQKWLDVEVALTRANAEVGIIPREASDEICAKSTVKHLTPEMIGRFKADAGHLIVSFIKAFADMCGPAGEYYHVGPTTQDILDTGLTLQIKEAYQLLLNDLYRLEGVLVNLAQKHRDTVMMGRTHGQHAVPVTFGFKVAVWATEIRDHIERLKELSKRLFVANVSAACGTMNTFTYLVGAEKARWIQKRVAEELGLGCPVADTHQRTDRFAEFVNTLALLVSTLGEMGLEIRDLQRTEVQEVEEPFDSDKQYSSSTMPNKRNPEPSEWQEGLAKIARANAAALMDIQMQHERDATRMAVEFSCIPETCLVAHAAVKQAIRIFSGLRVNAERMRQNLYAQKDISMAELVMLKLYQKTGKKVTAHRMVHDISMKAFETGKSLKEVMTEAPEFAGLLSPEEVEEITNPETYYGNAPQQVDEVVAFLRGKRLSEGIE from the coding sequence GTGAAGCACACGTACGTTCTTTTGCAGAATGCCTATGGGACGCCGGAGATGCGGAAGGTGTGGACGGAAGAGAACGTGGTGCAGAAATGGCTAGATGTTGAGGTGGCTCTTACGCGCGCGAACGCCGAGGTAGGCATTATCCCGCGGGAGGCCAGCGACGAAATATGCGCGAAGAGTACCGTTAAGCACCTGACGCCTGAGATGATCGGGCGCTTCAAGGCCGACGCCGGTCACCTGATTGTATCCTTCATAAAGGCGTTCGCGGACATGTGCGGGCCTGCCGGTGAGTACTATCACGTTGGTCCCACGACCCAGGACATACTGGACACCGGTTTGACACTGCAAATCAAGGAAGCCTATCAGCTGCTGCTCAACGATCTTTACCGGCTCGAAGGCGTGCTGGTTAATTTGGCCCAGAAGCATCGGGATACCGTCATGATGGGCCGTACTCACGGCCAGCACGCAGTTCCCGTCACGTTTGGGTTCAAGGTGGCTGTTTGGGCCACGGAGATCCGGGACCACATTGAGCGGCTGAAGGAGCTCTCCAAGCGACTGTTCGTCGCGAATGTATCGGCGGCGTGCGGGACCATGAATACGTTCACCTACCTCGTGGGCGCTGAGAAGGCTCGCTGGATACAGAAGCGTGTTGCGGAGGAACTCGGTCTGGGCTGCCCGGTTGCGGACACCCACCAGCGGACGGACCGTTTTGCCGAGTTCGTCAATACGCTGGCGCTGTTGGTTTCAACGCTGGGCGAGATGGGTCTTGAGATCCGTGACTTGCAGCGGACCGAGGTCCAGGAGGTCGAGGAGCCCTTCGATTCCGACAAGCAGTACTCATCAAGCACCATGCCCAACAAACGCAATCCGGAACCCAGCGAGTGGCAGGAGGGCCTGGCGAAGATCGCGCGCGCTAACGCTGCTGCCTTGATGGATATCCAGATGCAGCACGAGCGGGATGCCACCAGGATGGCAGTGGAGTTTTCGTGCATCCCGGAGACCTGCCTGGTTGCCCACGCTGCGGTCAAGCAGGCCATCAGGATATTCAGCGGGTTGAGGGTGAATGCGGAGAGGATGCGGCAGAATCTATACGCGCAAAAGGATATCTCGATGGCGGAGCTGGTCATGTTGAAGCTGTACCAGAAGACTGGAAAGAAGGTCACCGCTCATCGCATGGTACACGACATCTCGATGAAGGCATTCGAAACGGGGAAGTCCCTCAAAGAGGTTATGACGGAGGCTCCGGAATTCGCCGGCCTCCTGAGTCCCGAGGAGGTGGAAGAGATCACTAATCCTGAGACGTACTACGGGAATGCTCCTCAGCAGGTAGACGAGGTGGTAGCTTTCCTCAGAGGGAAGAGGC